In the genome of Dermacentor andersoni chromosome 3, qqDerAnde1_hic_scaffold, whole genome shotgun sequence, one region contains:
- the LOC126520102 gene encoding uncharacterized protein isoform X4 — MGSLQNAAGAEPGIAAPGRESPPASFSQLGIPTGPELRNTVLFGPIKPLRAVSRLEWAFFTISSLSLIVSLGFTVERLITLPKNTDDYTFAIMLCFTSLFCFFYIVHGILKERYHEIAVFISSSFLLLLYLVLNVASASQTVGASIEKKVRLGVAVLFLIGIVYLGVRVAHGYRRERKLLFRINAKEDLQAMLGWLFLCSSLIFFDVQLQIYKESKAWLCVFVLLWFPNVVYIGLRLYDLQRSKSLTVLYQATVTCAVVALLIRVILAFTMYKVVRNFGRGLREKLCAGESLESLRPSTYYRYSAPDVGVAHSPCSGSHWDQSATSQ; from the exons ATGGGAAGCCTCCAGAATGCCGCCGGTGCCGAACCCGGCATTGCAGCACCAGGACGTGAGAGTCCTCCTGCCAGCTTCAGTCAACTGGGAATACCAACGGGCCCGGAACTCCGGAACACAGTGCTTTTTGGGCCG ATTAAGCCACTGAGAGCTGTGTCTCGATTAGAATGGGCATTTTTTACCATTTCATCGTTGAGCCTCATTGTGTCCCTGGGTTTCACAGTAGAACGTTTGATAACCTTACCAAAGAACACGGATGATTACACTTTTGCCATCATGTTGTGCTTCACATCAT taTTCTGTTTCTTTTACATTGTGCATGGGATACTGAAGGAAAGATACCACGAGATTGCTGTCTTCATCAGCAgtagctttcttcttcttctctattTGGTCCTCAATGTTGCATCAGCGAGCCAAACTGTTGGCGCATCCATTGAGAAAAAG GTGCGGCTGGGTGTGGCTGTCTTGTTCTTAATCGGCATCGTGTATTTAGGTGTGCGAGTGGCACATGGATACCGGCGTGAGCGGAAGCTGCTCTTCCGCATCAATGCTAAGGAAGACCTGCAAGCCATGCTCGGATGGCTTTTCCTCTGCTCTTCGCTCATCTTTTTCGACGTGCAGCTACAG ATATACAAGGAAAGTAAGGCCTGGCTATGTGTTTTTGTCCTGCTCTGGTTTCCCAACGTTGTCTACATAGGCCTGAGGTTATACGAT TTGCAACGGAGCAAATCGTTGACCGTTCTGTACCAGGCCACAGTGACATGTGCTGTGGTTGCCCTACTGATACGAGTGATATTGGCATTTACCATGTACAAGGTGGTGCGCAACTTTGGCCGCGGGCTTCGAGAAAAAT TGTGCGCAGGAGAGTCATTGGAGTCGCTGCGCCCCTCCACTTACTACCGCTACTCTGCTCCTGACGTGGGCGTAGCTCATTCACCCTGCAG TGGAAGCCATTGGGACCAATCAGCCACATCCCAATGA
- the LOC126520102 gene encoding uncharacterized protein isoform X2, which yields MGSLQNAAGAEPGIAAPGRESPPASFSQLGIPTGPELRNTVLFGPIKPLRAVSRLEWAFFTISSLSLIVSLGFTVERLITLPKNTDDYTFAIMLCFTSLFCFFYIVHGILKERYHEIAVFISSSFLLLLYLVLNVASASQTVGASIEKKVRLGVAVLFLIGIVYLGVRVAHGYRRERKLLFRINAKEDLQAMLGWLFLCSSLIFFDVQLQGTMLIFVMHNGVDLNDVETIVLAVGVLVTLVWAFAGERTIYKESKAWLCVFVLLWFPNVVYIGLRLYDWKPLGPISHIPMNRLETKKECDLVLKYCCTLCHVQWDFPAVHIKSVLVWKIKSAIALSTMSVCNQSTSMEVPFISCCL from the exons ATGGGAAGCCTCCAGAATGCCGCCGGTGCCGAACCCGGCATTGCAGCACCAGGACGTGAGAGTCCTCCTGCCAGCTTCAGTCAACTGGGAATACCAACGGGCCCGGAACTCCGGAACACAGTGCTTTTTGGGCCG ATTAAGCCACTGAGAGCTGTGTCTCGATTAGAATGGGCATTTTTTACCATTTCATCGTTGAGCCTCATTGTGTCCCTGGGTTTCACAGTAGAACGTTTGATAACCTTACCAAAGAACACGGATGATTACACTTTTGCCATCATGTTGTGCTTCACATCAT taTTCTGTTTCTTTTACATTGTGCATGGGATACTGAAGGAAAGATACCACGAGATTGCTGTCTTCATCAGCAgtagctttcttcttcttctctattTGGTCCTCAATGTTGCATCAGCGAGCCAAACTGTTGGCGCATCCATTGAGAAAAAG GTGCGGCTGGGTGTGGCTGTCTTGTTCTTAATCGGCATCGTGTATTTAGGTGTGCGAGTGGCACATGGATACCGGCGTGAGCGGAAGCTGCTCTTCCGCATCAATGCTAAGGAAGACCTGCAAGCCATGCTCGGATGGCTTTTCCTCTGCTCTTCGCTCATCTTTTTCGACGTGCAGCTACAG GGCACCATGCTCATCTTTGTCATGCACAATGGTGTAGATTTGAATGATGTTGAGACCATTGTGCTGGCTGTTGGAGTACTAGTGACCCTAGTCTGGGCCTTTGCTGGGGAACGCACT ATATACAAGGAAAGTAAGGCCTGGCTATGTGTTTTTGTCCTGCTCTGGTTTCCCAACGTTGTCTACATAGGCCTGAGGTTATACGAT TGGAAGCCATTGGGACCAATCAGCCACATCCCAATGAACAGGCTGGAGACGAAGAAGGAGTGTGATCTGGTCTTGAAGTATTGTTGCACACTGTGCCATGTGCAGTGGGATTTCCCAGCTGTGCACATCAAGAGTGTTCTGGTATGGAAGATCAAGAGTGCCATAGCTCTCAGCACAATGAGTGTTTGCAATCAATCAACAAGCATGGAAGTGCCCTTTATATCATGCTGTTTATAG
- the LOC126520102 gene encoding uncharacterized protein isoform X3, translated as MGSLQNAAGAEPGIAAPGRESPPASFSQLGIPTGPELRNTVLFGPIKPLRAVSRLEWAFFTISSLSLIVSLGFTVERLITLPKNTDDYTFAIMLCFTSLFCFFYIVHGILKERYHEIAVFISSSFLLLLYLVLNVASASQTVGASIEKKVRLGVAVLFLIGIVYLGVRVAHGYRRERKLLFRINAKEDLQAMLGWLFLCSSLIFFDVQLQGTMLIFVMHNGVDLNDVETIVLAVGVLVTLVWAFAGERTIYKESKAWLCVFVLLWFPNVVYIGLRLYDLQRSKSLTVLYQATVTCAVVALLIRVILAFTMYKVVRNFGRGLREKLEAIGTNQPHPNEQAGDEEGV; from the exons ATGGGAAGCCTCCAGAATGCCGCCGGTGCCGAACCCGGCATTGCAGCACCAGGACGTGAGAGTCCTCCTGCCAGCTTCAGTCAACTGGGAATACCAACGGGCCCGGAACTCCGGAACACAGTGCTTTTTGGGCCG ATTAAGCCACTGAGAGCTGTGTCTCGATTAGAATGGGCATTTTTTACCATTTCATCGTTGAGCCTCATTGTGTCCCTGGGTTTCACAGTAGAACGTTTGATAACCTTACCAAAGAACACGGATGATTACACTTTTGCCATCATGTTGTGCTTCACATCAT taTTCTGTTTCTTTTACATTGTGCATGGGATACTGAAGGAAAGATACCACGAGATTGCTGTCTTCATCAGCAgtagctttcttcttcttctctattTGGTCCTCAATGTTGCATCAGCGAGCCAAACTGTTGGCGCATCCATTGAGAAAAAG GTGCGGCTGGGTGTGGCTGTCTTGTTCTTAATCGGCATCGTGTATTTAGGTGTGCGAGTGGCACATGGATACCGGCGTGAGCGGAAGCTGCTCTTCCGCATCAATGCTAAGGAAGACCTGCAAGCCATGCTCGGATGGCTTTTCCTCTGCTCTTCGCTCATCTTTTTCGACGTGCAGCTACAG GGCACCATGCTCATCTTTGTCATGCACAATGGTGTAGATTTGAATGATGTTGAGACCATTGTGCTGGCTGTTGGAGTACTAGTGACCCTAGTCTGGGCCTTTGCTGGGGAACGCACT ATATACAAGGAAAGTAAGGCCTGGCTATGTGTTTTTGTCCTGCTCTGGTTTCCCAACGTTGTCTACATAGGCCTGAGGTTATACGAT TTGCAACGGAGCAAATCGTTGACCGTTCTGTACCAGGCCACAGTGACATGTGCTGTGGTTGCCCTACTGATACGAGTGATATTGGCATTTACCATGTACAAGGTGGTGCGCAACTTTGGCCGCGGGCTTCGAGAAAAAT TGGAAGCCATTGGGACCAATCAGCCACATCCCAATGAACAGGCTGGAGACGAAGAAGGAGTGTGA
- the LOC126520102 gene encoding uncharacterized protein isoform X1: MGSLQNAAGAEPGIAAPGRESPPASFSQLGIPTGPELRNTVLFGPIKPLRAVSRLEWAFFTISSLSLIVSLGFTVERLITLPKNTDDYTFAIMLCFTSLFCFFYIVHGILKERYHEIAVFISSSFLLLLYLVLNVASASQTVGASIEKKVRLGVAVLFLIGIVYLGVRVAHGYRRERKLLFRINAKEDLQAMLGWLFLCSSLIFFDVQLQGTMLIFVMHNGVDLNDVETIVLAVGVLVTLVWAFAGERTIYKESKAWLCVFVLLWFPNVVYIGLRLYDLQRSKSLTVLYQATVTCAVVALLIRVILAFTMYKVVRNFGRGLREKLCAGESLESLRPSTYYRYSAPDVGVAHSPCSGSHWDQSATSQ, encoded by the exons ATGGGAAGCCTCCAGAATGCCGCCGGTGCCGAACCCGGCATTGCAGCACCAGGACGTGAGAGTCCTCCTGCCAGCTTCAGTCAACTGGGAATACCAACGGGCCCGGAACTCCGGAACACAGTGCTTTTTGGGCCG ATTAAGCCACTGAGAGCTGTGTCTCGATTAGAATGGGCATTTTTTACCATTTCATCGTTGAGCCTCATTGTGTCCCTGGGTTTCACAGTAGAACGTTTGATAACCTTACCAAAGAACACGGATGATTACACTTTTGCCATCATGTTGTGCTTCACATCAT taTTCTGTTTCTTTTACATTGTGCATGGGATACTGAAGGAAAGATACCACGAGATTGCTGTCTTCATCAGCAgtagctttcttcttcttctctattTGGTCCTCAATGTTGCATCAGCGAGCCAAACTGTTGGCGCATCCATTGAGAAAAAG GTGCGGCTGGGTGTGGCTGTCTTGTTCTTAATCGGCATCGTGTATTTAGGTGTGCGAGTGGCACATGGATACCGGCGTGAGCGGAAGCTGCTCTTCCGCATCAATGCTAAGGAAGACCTGCAAGCCATGCTCGGATGGCTTTTCCTCTGCTCTTCGCTCATCTTTTTCGACGTGCAGCTACAG GGCACCATGCTCATCTTTGTCATGCACAATGGTGTAGATTTGAATGATGTTGAGACCATTGTGCTGGCTGTTGGAGTACTAGTGACCCTAGTCTGGGCCTTTGCTGGGGAACGCACT ATATACAAGGAAAGTAAGGCCTGGCTATGTGTTTTTGTCCTGCTCTGGTTTCCCAACGTTGTCTACATAGGCCTGAGGTTATACGAT TTGCAACGGAGCAAATCGTTGACCGTTCTGTACCAGGCCACAGTGACATGTGCTGTGGTTGCCCTACTGATACGAGTGATATTGGCATTTACCATGTACAAGGTGGTGCGCAACTTTGGCCGCGGGCTTCGAGAAAAAT TGTGCGCAGGAGAGTCATTGGAGTCGCTGCGCCCCTCCACTTACTACCGCTACTCTGCTCCTGACGTGGGCGTAGCTCATTCACCCTGCAG TGGAAGCCATTGGGACCAATCAGCCACATCCCAATGA